TAAGAAAGAGGAATTATATGGATTTGAAAGGTGAAGATTTGAAAGGTGAAGACCTGGGTTCATGGGCTTACACACTAAAGTGCTTTGTTGAAGACTGATACAAGAATATCAAACAAGTATGCCAACCTGTTCAATTAGTGAATTCATTCACAAATTCAAAATACCCTAATGTGGATATAGATTAATTATGATCTTTATTGACCAGCTACAAGATAAGAGGCACTTGTTATGGTGAATGTTTTATGTTCATTTTGTGTGCCCTATCTAATgggtcctctcccctccttccttctcagGGAAAGATGGCTCGGGATATGTCAGATATTGACATCCTCAAGATGGAGCTGGAACAGCTGAAGAAAGAGGTCTCGACACCCAGGGAGCCTGTAAGTACCATCAATGGGTCCATATAGAGAAGCTCTGTAGCATTACAAAGGTATCACTCTAAACTGATACTGTCCCATAGAACTGAAGTAGAATGTTGAATTGAAATAATCCCAACTTCTATTGACCCTTCTCCGTTTCTCTTAGGTGTCCAAGACATCCAAGGACATCATGGAGTGGTGTGAGGCTGCGTCTGCTACCGACCTCCTGATAACAGGAGTACCAGATGAT
This region of Coregonus clupeaformis isolate EN_2021a unplaced genomic scaffold, ASM2061545v1 scaf0027, whole genome shotgun sequence genomic DNA includes:
- the LOC121570556 gene encoding guanine nucleotide-binding protein G(I)/G(S)/G(O) subunit gamma-T2-like, giving the protein MARDMSDIDILKMELEQLKKEVSTPREPVSKTSKDIMEWCEAASATDLLITGVPDDKNPYKPEKGGCIIT